The DNA segment tttctaaccatggtgaatcatggggaccgcATTGCGACCCTTGAACAGACGGTTGACGGATTACAACCCATCATGAATACAGTGCCTGATCTAAGAACCAACCTAGTGTAAAGGTTGGACAACCTGGATCACAGGATGCGGTAAGCCGAAGGTGACATTGCAAACATCACTCGTGACTCTGAAGGAGACCAACAAACGGAAACCACAGAGGCAACCAAAATTTTCAGTAAATTCAAGGGCCTCCAACAGGAGCGGATCGAGGATTTAGCCTATAGGGAAAAAGAGGAAGATATGGTGACTTCCATGTAGCAaactatagacaacttgacaggccaactcaatgttgtcaatgctgcattacaaggcctacttcgaggaggtAGAAACTATATCGGGGGCATTGTGGACCTCGTCCCTGCATCACAAAAGCTAAAGATTCCCGAGCTAAAACCCTACAATTGGGAGCAGAATGCCAAGGAAGTGGAGAATTttatcttcgacatcgaacaatacttcgatgccgtgggggAATTAGCAGAAACAAAAAAGGTAGCAACTACtaccatgtatcttcagggtgatacaaagctctggtggcgggtgaaatacAAAGCCATCAGGGCAGGTGAAGATACTCTTGATACATGGGGAGACCTGAAGACACCCATACATCTACAAATCTTCCCCAAATATATTAAGTACAATGTGCGGAGAAAGCTTCGGGACTACGTGCGGGGATTCTCCGCACTCATGTTGAACATATGGGATATgagggacaaagacaaactcttcacattcctggaaggtttgaaaccttatgcccgtatgGAGCTACAAAGACAAATGGTAGACAGTTTTCCCAAGGCGATCTAAGCAGCAGAATTCCTTGGGGACTACCAAGTGGAAGCTCAGAAGGATAAGCCTCAACCACCTGTCCGAGGAGGGTACAAAGGGGGCCAGCCAAGCAATGATAGCCTtagcaaaagtgggggagatcaGAGTGCAACCAAATCCAAGACTCCTTCCTCAGGCAACAATAGTGATGTATCTCACAACAACGATCATGGGAGGAAGCCCCCTTCAGGTTGTCGCCATTGCGGCGGGacacattggaataatgaattcCCCAAAACACAAATGAATGCCTATCAAACATTTGATAATGGGTCGGATGATGGCACAAATGATGCTAACTAGATAGAACCAATAGGTGCCTTCAACGCACTTGTTTGTTCTATTTCTGAGGCCTTAGCAGGAACCAGTGTCGGCATACGTAAGAAGAACAACCCATGCCCAACCaccaagaaaggaaaaaaagaaggtgGATGAGGGGCCTCCTCTTAATCAATAGAAGACCCTGATGTTCGTCGAAATGATAGTTAATGGTAAGCCCATTTGGGCGATGATTGACACGGGTACTActcacaactacttagcctcaacTCAGGTAGAGTGCCTTGGCCTAGTTGTGGGCAAGGGCAGAGGTCATATCAAGgttatcaactcaccacctcagccagtgggtggaatatCCAAAGGAGTGCCAGTGAAGCCTGATCTTTATGAAGAAAAATTCAACTTGCGtgtggtgatcatagatgacttcgcaCTGATAGTTGGATTGGAATTCATAAGGCAAACCAATACCATTCATGTACCTTATGGAGACATGCTACTGATGGTGGGAGCAAATGGGGTCGAGCCCTgcattatcctatgcataacaaTAAATATGGTTGCagagaacatctcggccttgcagttgaagaagggagTCAAAAGACATGAACCTATGTTCCTGGCTACCCTCTATATTGAAGATATTGAACATTCTTCAGGTTCAATTCCTGCACTCGTGAAGGAGCTTCTAAGGGAgtttgaagacatcatgccactGGACATGCCAAAGCGACTCCCGCCTAGGCGCATTGTAGACCacgagattgagttggtgccgggtgcgaagccacctgTCCCGATGCCTTACaaaatgtcacaacccgaactcatcGAGCTTCGGAGATAGTTGAAGGAAATGCTGGATACGGGGATCATTATGCCCTCCAAGTCCTTTTATGGGTCCCCTATGTTGTTccaaaagaaaaaggatggcacccTACGATTCTCTGTTGATTATCGGGACTTAAAACAATCACCGTAAAGAACAACTATCATATCAcactaatggcagacttgttcgatAAACTGGCTGGTGCTACAGTGTTTACTAAAATAGACCTGAAGACAGGTTACTGGCAAGTCTGGATTGATGAGGGACATAAACACACGACGActtgtgtgacaagatatgggtcgtatgACTTCctggtcatgccatttggcttgactaatgctccaACCACATTTGCACCCTGATGAACCAGGTCTTCTCagaatacattgatgaattcaTAGTGGTCTACTTGGACGACATTGTGGTATCTAGCAAAATATTGGAGAAACACCTGGAGCACCATCGGAAGGTCTTAGCCTGACTACAGGATCACGAATTATATGTGAAGCTATCCAAGCGCCCTTTCGCCCAAAACTagattgacttcctcggacatgtcatcgaggaaagATGGATCAAGATGGACTAATAGAACATTCAAGCTATCACAGATTGGTCGCCGCCTAAGGATATCCATACCTTGAAGGCGTTCCTTGGCCAATAAAACTTTTATCGGGGTTTGTGAAAAGTTACTCTCTCATTGCAATACCGTTGACAGAACTCCTAAAGAAAGCCACGCCTTGTGAAAAGTTACTCTCTTATCGAAGTACAAACGGATGCTTCGGATTATGCTCTAGACGAAGTCTTACTACAATAAGGGCATCAAATGGCGTATGAGAGCCTAAAGTTCAAGGATGCAGAACAATTCTATGTCGAATACAAAAAAGAATTATTGGATGTCATCCACTTCTTATGCCTTTGGAGGCACTATATGCTGGGAACCCCATTCGtagtcaagacagacaacacaatTGTTAGTTATTTCATGACCCAACCAAAGCTGAATGGCCGACAGGCCAGGTGGCAGGAAGTCCTAGCGTAATTTAACTTCAACCTGGAGCCGAAGTGGGAAGACCAACCAAGTTGCTGATGTGCTTAGTCGGAGGGCTGACCTAGCATCGGTTCGCCTACTCACCACCCTAAGGGGGCGAAGTGGCCACCATTATAAAAGACCAGATACATGATCTACTCACCAAGGATCCTACTACACAATATTTGTTCGATTTGGTCGGACAAGGCAAGACTCGCCAATTCTACGTGGAAGATGGGTTCCTAAAGGTGAAAGAGAATCGACTTTATATTCCTAAAGGAGGCGATCTGCAAAGGATTCTTTTGATGGAATGCCATGATACTTTGTGGGCCGTCCACCGAGGTGAAGAACACACCATGGAGTTATCGCACCATGCTTATTATTGGCTTCAAATGGCTGATGATGTTGCGCAGTTTGTGAAGACTTGCCTAGTATGCCAGAAAGACAAGTCATACCGCTTGACACAAACGGGGCTTTTGGATCCATTGCCTGTTCCAAAGAGGCCTTGAGAAAGCGTGTCACTGGATGTTCTTCACCGGATTACCCAAGGTCGAAGATCTTACAACTATCTTGGTTTTGGTAGATCAGGTTTTCAAGTATGCTACATTTATAGCAACCCCaaaatatatatcagcagaagatacatcTCAACTCTTCGTCTCtcatgttgtcaaatattggggtCTTCCTAAAGACATCATTAGTGATCGCGACTCTcacttcactagcaacttttggactcaactctttaagtgcctcaGGTCTAAGTTGAGCCACAATTCAAGTTTCCATttgcaatctgatggccagacggagaGGTTCAATGGAATACTAGAGGAATACCTCCGCTATTTTGTTATCGGATcacagaagaattgggtgaagcttctggatatTGCTCAACtatgtttcaattcacaaaagagctctagtacaaacaaaagcgcttttaAAATTATTACCGGACAACAACTGCTACTCCCACACATTGTAAATGccccaaacatgtcaaaatctcctaGATCTGCTAGCTTTTTGAAGGAATGGAAGCTAAATTTGGAGGTAGTCCAGAGTAGGGGTGGGCGCCGGCCGGTTAAGTTTGATTTTTTCGATTTTCGGTTTTCTATTTGATGCACCAATAACCGAACCAAAATTAGTTCGATTACTTTAGTTTTTGCTAATTCGGTTCAGTCGATTTTCGGTTCAATTCGGTCGATTTGATCTTGTCGTATTGAGCTTTTACATCGTACTTTGTCTACTTAACAATATgactaatttcatattttagtgcAACTAAAACTCGAAAATGCGATAGTTATAATATGATTAGCAAAATCATTTAATTGATGTAggaaatataaatttatttgaCAAATATTTCTTACAATATAACTATATCGTAGACAGCAACATCAGCGAAACGCAATCAAACAAAGATGAAAGATGCATTGGCAAACAAAAAGGGATAATTTTTAGAACGTGAGACTTTATTTGTGTTTGGGCTTCAAATTTTATAATGTAAATATGTGAAAAAGTTGGGCTAGAAAACTTAAGAGGAGCCGAGAGGCTAGGACCCATATTAAAAAATTTTGACTTTTCGGTTTAACCGAAAACCGAACTTGCAAAATCGAGCATCAAACCGAACACCGAAATTATAGAAAACATAAACCGAAAACCAACCGAATAATCTAAAAACCTGAAATCGAAGTTTACGGTTCGGTCGGTTTTTTCGGTTCGATCagtattatgcccacccctagtacggagctatcttgtcaaagcctaAAAGCGAATGAAAAATAATACTTATCAAAATTGTCTCTTTGTTAAATACCAAGTGAAAGACAAAGTGATGGACATTCACCATTGAGAAGCGCATTAGAAAGTTGCATACTGGGTATATACCCTACCCTGGTGGAAGAttcatccggtcttccatgtcagccttcTAAAACCTTTTCGAGAAGACATGGAGGATCCTTTGCtgagccaactcacaatacccagtattcgaggCCCTAATTCAACAGGGAAAAGGCGTGCAGAAGCTATATTCGATGATCGAGTGATTCATGcttcaaggaaagatcaccaaaAGTTCCTCGTGAAATGGCAGGGTTGTGATagagaggagaatacttgggagaggggaacaaacctcaaaccCTACAAGAGCCTGATACatgattatcttgcaagtaaggcgtcgaggacgtcgccaactcaggtgggggagaatgtcatgggcggctttccatctatgccccatgaccccttggatgcGCCCCATGGCGTCttggcaagcctcccaacgcctagtGCCATGGACGGCCAcgtggtcttggccgcgccaagtgacTACCGCGCATGTGCCtatgtcgccccaccgatagcacgccctcgccagcgcccagccacaggctgATGCCAACAGCTCCGCACGCGTAGACTGTGATGCTAACGACAAGGTTGCCGCCAATAAACCTGCTTCAACCTTGTAGAAATCTAAAtcttttttttattgtaaatatagagtaattTTAATTCCTACATTTTCATTATGTCTCTCTAGCTTAGTTATGTCAAGTCATGccactttgatttattttttaa comes from the Nicotiana tabacum cultivar K326 chromosome 14, ASM71507v2, whole genome shotgun sequence genome and includes:
- the LOC142169058 gene encoding uncharacterized protein LOC142169058, with amino-acid sequence MIVNGKPIWAMIDTGTTHNYLASTQVECLGLVVGKGRGHIKVINSPPQPVGGISKGVPVKPDLYEEKFNLRVVIIDDFALIVGLEFIRQTNTIHVPYGDMLLMVGANGVEPCIILCITINMVAENISALQLKKGVKRHEPMFLATLYIEDIEHSSGSIPALVKELLREFEDIMPLDMPKRLPPRRIVDHEIELVPGAKPPVPMPYKMSQPELIELRR